In Hemitrygon akajei chromosome 17, sHemAka1.3, whole genome shotgun sequence, one DNA window encodes the following:
- the rpl13 gene encoding large ribosomal subunit protein eL13: MAPSRNGMILNPHFHKDWQKRVRTWFNQPARKLRRRKARQAKARRIAPRPVAGPLRPVVRCPTVRYHTKVRAGRGFSLEELKAAGINRRVARTIGIAVDYRRRNKSTESIQCNVQRLKEYRSKLIIFPRKASAPKKGDSSAEEIKVATQLTGPVMPIKNVYKKEKARVISEDEKNFKAFASLRMARANARLFGIRAKRAKEAAEQDIEKKK, from the exons ATGGCCCCAAGTCGGAATGGGATGATCTTGAACCCTCATTTCCACAAGGATTGGCAGAAGAGGGTCCGTACTTGGTTCAATCAGCCAGCCAGAAAATTACGCAG ACGGAAGGCACGGCAAGCTAAAGCGCGTCGCATTGCTCCACGACCAGTTGCTGGCCCCCTTCGACCAGTTGTTAGATGTCCCACTGTAAGGTATCACACTAAAGTACGTGCTGGACGAGGCTTCAGCTTGGAGGAATTAAAG GCAGCGGGCATCAACAGGAGAGTGGCACGTACTATTGGTATTGCGGTTGATTATAGACGTCGCAACAAGTCAACAGAATCTATTCAGTGTAATGTTCAGCGTCTAAAAGAATATCGCTCTAAGTTGATCATCTTCCCAAGAAAGGCTTCTGCACCCAAGAAGGGAGATTCCTCG GCTGAAGAAATTAAAGTGGCAACTCAGCTAACTGGTCCCGTCATGCCAATCAAGAAT GTGTACAAGAAGGAGAAAGCTAGGGTAATCTCAGAGGATGAGAAGAATTTCAAGGCCTTCGCAAGTCTTCGTATGGCCCGAGCAAATGCCCGTTTGTTTGGAATCCGTGCCAAGCGAGCAAAGGAGGCAGCGGAGCAAGATAttgagaaaaagaaataa